The genomic region CTTCCCCTGGCGGTGGTCTGGTTAGTCTAAGAACTAATGAGCATGCTCTTAGAGTCTTGGAGCTACAAGAAAAAATCACTAATCTTAATTGTTCCAGCAGAAGGTCGGTTTAGATAACTTGTCATAGATCCTAACTGCATAGCTCTGTTTTAACTGAAACTGTAGGCAGCCAGCATGGTGTCATACCTGCGACGAACTGGCTGGTCTTTCCTGTCAATTCGGTGTGCATTCCATCACGCCTTTAGGAAATGACGTTGTGGAAAAGCATCTCTCGCAGAATCAAAAGAACAAAGTTCAGCTAAATCTCTCCTACGGTATGTCATACACTTTGTACGTCGACCGAATTGAAActtaaacttatttttgtGACTGAATCCGTTATCTACAGCGTTAGGACGACGCATGGAAATAGACTCTTACTTAAAGTCCATGAAACAGAGTATTTCAATCTTAGATAAGCATGTGGCTCAGCTGAAAGAAGATAATGCTGTACAAATCAGCTTAGTCGAAGGTGACACACTGCCATTTATTTTAGACCTCTAGCGTGTCAAATGTCAAAGACGTATATTTCaatgtaatatttttttatattaggaATTTTACATGAAATGGAATTACACCAGACGTGCGATGCTTCAAGAGGTAACTCAAAACGCCAGCAAAGCAGTCAACCCGTAGAAGTGGAAGCCGAATCAGCCTACTCTTCAGCTTTGTCGCTTGCCCAAACATTTGAGGGAGCCAAAAACATTCTGATTTCCATGAACGTGGAAACAATTGACGGCAAAATGGCGCCAGCACTCCCGTGGCTCAATCGTATTAAATTGTGCCTTATGAACCAAATCGACGACAAGGCAGTTAATGCAGCAGGACTTAACATTCTTTCATTCATTTTGCTCCTTCAGCTTCAGCAAAATCGTCACCAGCAGCAAGTGAACGCGCCTGTTTCACCTTCTGTACCGTCAACCTCTCAAATCACGACGTCACCCAACAATACGGTTTCAATGCTTCGCTCTTTTCTTCTGCCACAACAGCTTCATTCAAACCATCAATATTGCTCCATGACGGTGGAAGTGAACTTTGATAAGGTAGGAGCATAACTTTTAAGTTGAAAACGAGTAAAAACTTTTGAACTATACGTTATATTTCAGAAAGCAACTctactttttcaattggctCCTCAAGCCTCTTCCGAGCTTAAGAGCATCTTTATTCGTTCGTTTTCATCGACGTACGCCAGCTATTTTCAGTCGGTCGTAGTGAAGGTAAATTTCAATTCCTAGatttcttcttaaaattttctttatatttttactAACCTTTTGATTTCTGTTGTGCAGGCAGGAATCAGCCTTTTTGTTGTATTCGGTTCACCTTACAATAGCCGTAGTCTAATGACCTTCCAGGGAGAGAATGCCTATTACCAACGTCCCTTTATTATGGAGCGTGGAGATGTTGGCATTTACTACAGCAATGGACCGCAGCACAACGGGGTCTATGATATGGTCATATTGCTGGCTCCCTTTTCAGACCGTAATGTAAGACGTGCTCCGCTTGTCGCTCGTTTAATGAATGGTGTCGAATTCTGCCATTCTCTAAGTCATTTAAAATTGCACGAGCGGGCTTCATGCAAAGTTGTTCACTGTGCAATTTTTTAAGCTCTGATTTTTAGAAATTGAACTGACGTTTTTAAACCCAAATGACGCATGAAGTGTGAATATTTTTCGGACGCAATAGATGTCGTGCAGTACTATATCAATACAAGTTTATGACAAAACCTTGCTTTAGAGTCTAGCAGAATCCATTGGTTTTAGGAAATTCAAGGAAGCACGCCATATTGCGTGCTTCTTGTAAAACaatatagaaaaataaaaaattcgacTAACGAGTGCGGAATATGCTACAACTTACGAGTCGACCATATGTTTAGTGAATATCCGCCGAATACTGTCAACAGTAAAACGAACCCGAAACTGACAACTTAAAATCAAAACTATGAAATTtcgataaaaaatttaatacggtattttagaaaaaaaaaatcgttttttgaATAATGGACACGTTGCTTTGTGGGTTTTACTTACATATCTCGATCGTCGGTACGTGATTCTACATGtctgaatttgaattttttacgGGCATCAACATCGTAATAGAGTGGAACCGAAAAACAGCCACATCAAAAAAGATTtatacttttatattttatttaacatttaTACACCACGAAAAAATCGAAACGTCAGTAAGTTTTGATTTGACACCAGCAATGCGTAATCCCAATGTATTTATTATGAGTTCAGCTCTCCGTTCCATAGAAGCAATGCATAGTTTTGTGCATGACACAATTCTGCATAACAAACGGGTCGCTATTTTTCTCGAAAACCACTATCTGTCCTGACTAAAGTTAGTGGCACAAACAGAGATAGCATGAAAGAGACATGATTTTTGTACTATCTATTTGAACCTTATCTTGACAATTGAGTTTCCAAACGTCGTAACTTACATTGTACGTTAACCCACTAAAATACACTTACATCGACGAATGCTGAATGCGAaaacagaacaacaagatTTTTTGGCTTGAATCAAATCGCACCAAGAAAAAGCGCGATTTCGTTGTCAATGTACAATCTGTTTTATTCATAAATATAAGAGAATCTAGGTCATGCAAATAAACAACGGACGATCAATTCCCACAAAGAGGCGATTTCACTGCGTCGGATATATATAACAAGGTGAGCTTTCCATGTCCAGCAATCCCACGTTAAAGCTTAACATACCAATCTTTATCCTGACTTAAATACATTCCCTTCTTCATACGATAAATTATTGCTGTTTTCCGGAATACTACGGGCATGGGCCTGAAGGCAGGAAATGTAACAACGATGCGTACTCATTGGGATAGATGGAAGATTCTACATGATTTTTTTCGTCAAGAAAGTAGTGTGCCATTAAGGCATCGTGTCTGGCTGTTAGGGCTAAAATTTCATCGAATGAATCGTCACTAAAGAACGGGGTCGACGAGTATTGACCCTCATGGCTAGAACGAGAACAGAGTTAGTTATTGCGAAATCaggaaattaaatgaattttgcaTACCTCGACCCGAGATTAAAAGTAAATCCGAAGTTGACATGGTTTCTTACATTTGCTTCCTTGTTGTCGACCGAAGATGGATTTGCTAGGAAAAGATGTGTTTTGGAGAAAAGTAAGATTACTGAAGTAATTTTCTTAAATGTTGGAGAAGAGCATACCATCATGACCAAATTCGGTGACAGCCAGCTGGCAGGAAAGTCGTGTACTGCAAGGCGTTCgctttttaatgatttccaTGATCAAGCTCAATATAAACGTCATGAAGGAGTCGGCAGCTCCTTTTAAATTTGTTCCTACTGTTGACATGGTTGGAGCACTATCAGCGAACCTAGAACAGTAACTTCATTAAGACAATAATATAAAGGCACATTTATGACGCGTACGGACACGTCCGATCTTGAATGAAAGGCGTAGTTCGGATTCCGTAGAATTTAGAATAAATTATAGAACAGAATTAATCCtgaagtatttttcttttgttttacttgaGAAACGTGGCGTAAACAACATCAACTGGTATGACGTAGGGCAGGCTTAAAATAGAGAGTAGTCTCATTCCTCGGTGTCGGAAAATCCAATTCATCAGGCCTTCGTTGGCTTGCGCGATAGCGTTCTGCAGCGTTAGACTGACAGTTTCCGGTAAACGATCGATAATAACCATCTATAAAATCAATAATTGATAGGAATTGGAAACATTATAATATCTCTCGATTCCTTCGTTCACTCGTTTAGATGATTGCTTATATAAAATTACAGTTACTCATCTCTCCGATATTGACGGCTTTGAAATTCAGTCACCTCAAatactaaaaatgaaaatgagatGAGTAAAGGCAAACAATAAACAGGCACTTACTTGCTTTTGTGTCTCACACTCAAGACAATCGATATCGGTCGCTGCAGTGCTGGTGACAGGATTGACCGTCGAAACGCATTGGTCGCATGCGACTAGGTTATTTTGCTGAATAAACAGACGAGCATCATCGAAGCCTTGTTGGCAAATCTTCGATAAAGTCTGTATCAAATATGCAACTTAAATTAATTCCATGCCAATAATCATGTAAAAGAATCCCAATTACAAGTAGAGGTCGCTGCTAACCTCTGGTTTCGGAGGAAACATGATGTGTGCCAATCGATACAAATTTGTCCTGGACAGCTCAATACTCGTATTGGCAAATACCAcctgaaaatcaaatgaacgaCAGGGCATTTTTGAACACatctcttctttattttgtttttgtgggAAGGTAGACCTTATCTGACGAAGACTTACGTGGATCAGTCTTGATGTATCTTTATCTCGTGCTAATTCATAAGaataaatttattaaaataaattttatatacgtatatttgacttTCATATTTACGGCAGATGTCTGATTCTCCGCAAAACGGAGACACGGTTATCGTATGCTCGTCGAGAACAAGAAGATTGTCGCTTAGGCCGCCGTCCATGTAACGAACGCCGCGGAATTTAGGTGGAATCATaccagaaaagaaagggatGAAGCAACTGCACGTTATGGCCtgattgtattttaaaaagtagtTTGAAAGTAGCTATACGAATTTTGAATGAAGTGAAATGACATGAGACCGACCTGAATTAATTCGTCTTTGG from Daphnia carinata strain CSIRO-1 chromosome 6, CSIRO_AGI_Dcar_HiC_V3, whole genome shotgun sequence harbors:
- the LOC130702305 gene encoding uncharacterized protein LOC130702305; this translates as MATSAVHEADDLNTCAVCFEQYNFVDRLPKFLSCLHTFCISCLGKMLLDSSSMTISCPACRTVTSPGGGLVSLRTNEHALRVLELQEKITNLNCSSRRQPAWCHTCDELAGLSCQFGVHSITPLGNDVVEKHLSQNQKNKVQLNLSYALGRRMEIDSYLKSMKQSISILDKHVAQLKEDNAVQISLVEGILHEMELHQTCDASRGNSKRQQSSQPVEVEAESAYSSALSLAQTFEGAKNILISMNVETIDGKMAPALPWLNRIKLCLMNQIDDKAVNAAGLNILSFILLLQLQQNRHQQQVNAPVSPSVPSTSQITTSPNNTVSMLRSFLLPQQLHSNHQYCSMTVEVNFDKKATLLFQLAPQASSELKSIFIRSFSSTYASYFQSVVVKAGISLFVVFGSPYNSRSLMTFQGENAYYQRPFIMERGDVGIYYSNGPQHNGVYDMVILLAPFSDRNVRRAPLVARLMNGVEFCHSLSHLKLHERASCKVVHCAIF
- the LOC130702334 gene encoding 1-acylglycerol-3-phosphate O-acyltransferase Pnpla3-like yields the protein MRKMNLSFAGCGFMGIYHVGVAACLRKYAPDLYLKKVSGASAGAIAAACLLCDAPLGEITSHVLQVAMQARSRMLGPFSPSFNIHNLLRHGLEKNLPDDAHLRVNGKIHISVTRVYDGKNIILKHFDTKDELIQAITCSCFIPFFSGMIPPKFRGVRYMDGGLSDNLLVLDEHTITVSPFCGESDICPRDKDTSRLIHVVFANTSIELSRTNLYRLAHIMFPPKPETLSKICQQGFDDARLFIQQNNLVACDQCVSTVNPVTSTAATDIDCLECETQKQMVIIDRLPETVSLTLQNAIAQANEGLMNWIFRHRGMRLLSILSLPYVIPVDVVYATFLKFADSAPTMSTVGTNLKGAADSFMTFILSLIMEIIKKRTPCSTRLSCQLAVTEFGHDANPSSVDNKEANVRNHVNFGFTFNLGSSHEGQYSSTPFFSDDSFDEILALTARHDALMAHYFLDEKNHVESSIYPNEYASLLHFLPSGPCP